From a single Collibacillus ludicampi genomic region:
- a CDS encoding ATP-binding protein — translation MDITVAVRELRAAYHRRLGERDAILRKIEQTEAKLTQLQKEMEILVQVKILLQQSSHFAREQARKQIEGMVTQALQYIFGDENMEFRVEIEEVRGRAEGEFYVVSLYGGEIPVQTRPQDARGGGVVDVISLALRAALLQATRMEGPIILDEPGKHVSAEYSRNVAQFLKELSAAFGRQIILVTHNAELASMGDVSYLVELREGRSHVTPFHATMLA, via the coding sequence ATGGACATTACAGTCGCAGTCCGCGAACTGCGTGCCGCTTATCATCGCCGACTTGGAGAGCGGGACGCGATCTTGCGGAAAATTGAGCAAACGGAAGCGAAATTGACCCAGTTGCAGAAGGAAATGGAGATCTTGGTGCAGGTGAAAATTTTACTGCAACAATCGTCCCATTTTGCCCGTGAACAGGCGCGCAAGCAGATTGAAGGGATGGTCACGCAAGCGCTTCAATATATATTTGGCGATGAAAACATGGAATTCCGAGTCGAGATTGAAGAAGTGCGCGGTCGCGCGGAAGGCGAATTTTATGTTGTCTCGTTATACGGCGGAGAGATTCCTGTGCAGACGCGTCCTCAAGATGCCAGAGGAGGAGGAGTCGTCGATGTGATCTCACTCGCTTTACGCGCTGCGCTGCTTCAGGCCACACGGATGGAAGGGCCGATCATTCTCGATGAACCGGGCAAGCATGTATCTGCGGAGTACAGTCGGAATGTAGCCCAGTTTCTTAAAGAACTGTCGGCGGCATTCGGACGGCAAATCATCTTAGTCACACATAACGCGGAACTCGCTTCGATGGGGGACGTATCCTATCTGGTAGAACTGCGCGAAGGGCGAAGTCATGTCACGCCTTTTCATGCGACGATGTTGGCGTGA
- a CDS encoding monovalent cation:proton antiporter family protein yields the protein MEDHISITSLMLVVGIAFLVPILLHRFRLGMIPVVVAEIVMGIIIGKSGLNLITEDPWLKLLSLLGFIFLMFLSGVEIDFDLLKNKTGRKNQNVANPFVIATLVFIGILVTSLLLSYGMVWGNFIKEPFLMTLIIATISLRVVVPVLKERRATETPLGQTILIIAVLSDFVTMILLSVYISLLAHDVNKVIMLLAFFAVVVASYYVFRYYSRRQLFSRLRKGTIQLGTRAVFALILLFVVLSESFGAQNILGAFLAGVIVSLLSPRKEFLHQLDSFGYGFLIPIFFVMVGVKLDIRQIFAQPSMIMLIPVLLIVLLISKMLPILILRRWYPWRETIGAGVLLTSTLSLVIAAATVAHDLGLIKDELKNALILVAVITSFISPILFNRIYPKKEGRKKKISIIGANTITLPVALRLQTEGFQVTVFSECDQGIIKERREIFKKIPFVELPSLDPSILHDHDVFQADVIVVASEDDRRNVEIGHHALQEGTEQVVVRVENPELQESVTGEKITIFSTMYSVWTLLKAMVEHPSAVRLFSQPDGSIQEVVVKNYKYHHVPLHQLSFLGDALILRIYRMDSFMIPHGDTRLHLGDRLLISGSLENIVEIKQELE from the coding sequence ATGGAGGATCATATATCGATCACTTCATTAATGTTGGTCGTTGGCATCGCATTTTTAGTCCCTATTCTTCTTCATCGTTTTCGTTTAGGGATGATACCTGTTGTGGTTGCAGAAATCGTTATGGGAATCATCATCGGAAAAAGCGGATTGAATCTGATTACCGAAGATCCCTGGTTAAAGCTTTTATCATTGCTTGGTTTTATTTTTCTCATGTTTCTCAGTGGAGTAGAAATCGATTTTGACCTTTTGAAAAATAAGACCGGCAGAAAGAATCAAAATGTTGCAAATCCATTTGTGATTGCAACATTGGTTTTCATAGGAATTCTCGTCACTTCACTGTTGCTCTCTTATGGGATGGTTTGGGGAAATTTTATTAAAGAACCTTTTCTCATGACGTTGATCATAGCAACGATCTCGTTGAGAGTCGTTGTACCGGTCCTCAAAGAACGGAGGGCTACGGAAACTCCCTTAGGACAGACCATTCTCATCATCGCCGTGTTATCTGATTTTGTAACCATGATTTTATTGTCTGTTTATATTTCGCTTCTTGCACATGATGTCAACAAAGTCATCATGCTTTTAGCCTTTTTTGCTGTTGTCGTCGCTTCGTATTATGTATTTCGCTATTATTCAAGGAGGCAATTGTTCTCCCGTCTGAGAAAAGGGACGATTCAATTAGGCACACGAGCTGTTTTTGCTCTTATCCTCTTGTTTGTGGTATTATCCGAATCCTTCGGCGCGCAAAATATTCTTGGTGCTTTTCTTGCCGGTGTGATTGTCTCTTTGCTATCTCCAAGAAAAGAGTTTCTCCATCAACTGGATTCTTTCGGGTATGGATTTCTGATCCCTATTTTTTTCGTTATGGTTGGCGTAAAGCTAGATATCAGGCAAATTTTCGCGCAACCATCCATGATTATGTTAATCCCTGTCTTGTTAATCGTATTATTGATCTCCAAAATGCTTCCGATTCTCATCTTACGTCGGTGGTATCCCTGGCGAGAAACGATCGGCGCCGGGGTCTTGCTAACATCAACGCTCAGTCTGGTCATTGCAGCCGCCACCGTTGCACACGACCTTGGCTTAATAAAAGACGAGTTAAAAAATGCACTCATTCTGGTCGCGGTGATCACCAGTTTTATTTCTCCTATCCTTTTTAATCGAATCTACCCAAAGAAAGAAGGAAGGAAGAAGAAGATATCCATTATTGGAGCCAACACGATTACATTACCTGTCGCTCTTCGTTTACAAACGGAGGGATTTCAGGTCACTGTCTTTTCCGAATGTGATCAAGGAATAATAAAGGAACGCAGGGAAATATTTAAAAAAATCCCTTTCGTTGAACTTCCGTCCTTAGATCCATCAATTTTACACGATCATGATGTTTTTCAAGCGGATGTAATTGTTGTTGCATCAGAGGATGATCGCCGTAATGTAGAGATCGGTCATCATGCCTTACAAGAAGGAACGGAGCAGGTTGTTGTGCGCGTTGAGAATCCGGAATTGCAAGAGTCCGTGACTGGAGAAAAGATAACGATATTTTCAACCATGTATTCCGTTTGGACATTGTTAAAAGCGATGGTGGAGCATCCAAGTGCAGTCAGGTTGTTTTCCCAGCCAGACGGTTCCATTCAAGAAGTGGTTGTCAAAAATTATAAATATCATCATGTTCCGCTTCATCAGCTGTCGTTCCTGGGGGATGCTCTCATCCTGCGGATTTACCGAATGGATTCCTTCATGATCCCTCATGGTGATACCCGGTTGCACTTAGGCGATCGTCTTTTAATCAGTGGAAGTTTGGAAAATATCGTTGAGATAAAACAGGAATTGGAATGA
- the ytxC gene encoding putative sporulation protein YtxC, with amino-acid sequence MYAVSIGTMKYIDVLADYLEESLDKLRERGGSVIKGFHVRGKFPYLTYRIEKVEREDETVPLFLAQSLTRFLTEVWERDLLQHIIEKEYDYYTADEVAFLADRGIQFLRNHPRDGKEILRNQELEACIADYLIHNRTFLVEGFVRFRLREFEKDRYRAIEQAIDEYLMDQEYREFIQLIRYFLDMQTSCLPLIHLLYGQKGVQFIDSDGNPIREFEWQSYSLGNWEHELHFDDLVISSLIQLAPLKVRVHSKQGVRLPLIVDTVFDIFENRAQLCPGCTLCHADEEVDFESFPLTFPE; translated from the coding sequence GTGTACGCTGTTTCGATTGGTACCATGAAATATATCGATGTATTGGCGGATTATCTTGAAGAATCATTGGATAAACTCCGGGAACGCGGCGGATCTGTTATTAAAGGGTTTCATGTTCGCGGCAAATTTCCGTACCTTACATATCGCATCGAAAAAGTGGAACGAGAAGACGAAACGGTTCCCCTTTTCTTGGCACAATCCCTCACCCGTTTTCTGACGGAAGTTTGGGAACGTGATCTGTTACAACATATCATCGAAAAGGAATATGATTATTACACGGCGGATGAAGTCGCCTTCCTGGCGGATCGTGGCATTCAATTCTTACGCAATCACCCTCGTGATGGAAAAGAAATATTACGTAATCAAGAGCTTGAAGCGTGTATAGCCGACTATTTGATACATAATCGGACATTTCTTGTCGAAGGATTTGTTCGTTTCCGTCTGCGAGAGTTTGAAAAAGACAGATATCGCGCGATCGAACAAGCGATTGATGAATACTTGATGGATCAGGAATATCGGGAATTTATCCAGTTAATCCGTTATTTTCTTGATATGCAGACATCGTGCCTTCCCTTGATCCACCTTCTCTATGGACAAAAAGGTGTCCAGTTCATCGACTCGGATGGAAATCCTATACGAGAATTTGAATGGCAATCCTATTCCCTAGGTAACTGGGAACATGAGCTTCATTTTGATGATCTGGTGATTTCCTCATTGATTCAGTTGGCTCCCTTAAAGGTAAGAGTACATTCGAAACAGGGTGTTCGCCTTCCATTGATCGTTGATACGGTGTTTGACATATTTGAGAACCGAGCGCAACTTTGTCCGGGCTGTACACTTTGCCATGCAGACGAAGAGGTGGATTTTGAGTCTTTCCCCTTGACTTTTCCGGAATGA
- the thrS gene encoding threonine--tRNA ligase, with protein MSVDVQKEVQIELKDGSKRTIPAGTTLLDVAGMISNRLKKEAVVGSLNGKLVDLNTPIEQDAKIELFTLNDPEGLETMRHSTAHVMAQAVSRLWPEVKFAIGPVIEDGFYYDFSGRTFTPDDLPLIEKEMEKIVKEDLAIRREEVTRQQALEMFKEREDRFKVEIIHELPDDAVITVYHQGEFTDLCRGPHLPSTGRIKAFKLLSIAGAYWRGDAENEMLTRIYATAFPKKSELDEYLERIEEAKKRDHRRLGRELDLFFIPDEAPGMPIYLPKGMALRNELEKFLREFLNEYEYDEVRTPIIMDRVLWERSGHWDHYKENMYFTHVDERDFALKPMNCPGHCITFKHQLRSYRDLPIRMGEFGLVHRHELSGALHGLLRVRAFTQDDAHIFVRPDQIEQEVFQCMDFIDRVYKTFGFEYSVELSTRPEKSTGSDELWELATNALRDTLEKRGMEYQVNEGDGAFYGPKIDFHVRDSLKRSHQCGTIQLDFQMPEKFDLSYIGEDNQKHRPVMIHRAIFGSFERFMALLIEHYGGAFPFWLAPVQARIIAVNPLYLDYANEVLKLLKKAGIRAEIDTRNEKMGYKIREAQIQKIPYTLVVGEQETNTRSVAVRKYGEKEQVSKPLDELIREWVQIVKERSA; from the coding sequence ATGTCTGTGGATGTACAAAAAGAAGTGCAGATTGAACTGAAAGATGGTTCAAAACGAACCATTCCAGCAGGAACAACCTTGCTTGATGTTGCAGGGATGATTTCCAATCGTTTAAAGAAAGAGGCGGTCGTCGGATCGCTGAACGGCAAATTAGTCGATCTGAACACTCCGATCGAGCAAGACGCAAAGATCGAACTTTTTACACTCAATGACCCGGAAGGTTTGGAGACGATGCGGCACTCGACCGCTCATGTCATGGCACAAGCGGTCAGCCGTCTCTGGCCGGAAGTGAAATTTGCCATCGGACCCGTGATTGAAGACGGATTTTATTACGATTTTTCCGGAAGAACGTTCACCCCGGACGATCTCCCGCTGATTGAAAAAGAAATGGAAAAGATCGTGAAGGAAGATCTTGCGATCCGGAGAGAAGAGGTCACCCGGCAACAAGCGCTAGAGATGTTTAAAGAGCGCGAAGATCGCTTTAAAGTCGAGATCATCCATGAACTCCCGGATGATGCTGTAATCACTGTTTATCATCAAGGAGAATTTACCGATCTCTGCAGGGGCCCGCACCTCCCTTCAACAGGCCGAATCAAAGCATTCAAACTTCTGTCGATCGCGGGGGCTTATTGGCGCGGCGACGCGGAAAATGAGATGTTGACCCGGATCTACGCGACCGCTTTTCCTAAAAAATCGGAGCTTGACGAATACTTAGAGCGTATCGAAGAAGCGAAAAAACGTGACCATCGCCGACTGGGACGCGAGTTGGACTTGTTCTTCATTCCGGATGAGGCACCTGGGATGCCTATTTATCTCCCGAAGGGGATGGCGTTACGAAACGAACTGGAGAAATTTTTACGTGAGTTCCTGAATGAATACGAATATGATGAAGTGCGCACACCGATCATTATGGATCGCGTCTTATGGGAACGTTCCGGTCACTGGGATCACTACAAAGAAAATATGTATTTCACTCATGTGGACGAACGAGATTTCGCTCTGAAACCGATGAACTGCCCGGGACATTGCATTACATTCAAACATCAACTCCGCTCATATCGCGATCTCCCCATCCGAATGGGTGAATTCGGGCTTGTACATCGCCATGAATTATCGGGAGCGCTGCACGGATTGTTGCGCGTGCGTGCATTTACACAAGATGATGCACATATCTTCGTGCGTCCCGATCAAATCGAGCAAGAAGTATTCCAGTGCATGGATTTTATCGATCGGGTGTACAAGACATTCGGATTTGAGTATAGCGTGGAATTGTCGACACGTCCCGAAAAGTCGACGGGCTCGGATGAGCTGTGGGAATTAGCTACAAACGCATTGCGCGACACATTGGAGAAGCGGGGCATGGAATATCAAGTGAATGAAGGGGATGGCGCCTTCTATGGTCCGAAGATCGACTTTCATGTGCGCGATTCGCTCAAGCGTTCCCATCAATGCGGCACGATCCAGCTGGATTTCCAAATGCCTGAGAAATTTGATCTCTCCTATATCGGTGAGGATAATCAGAAACACCGTCCCGTGATGATTCACCGTGCGATCTTCGGTTCGTTTGAACGGTTTATGGCCCTGTTGATTGAACATTACGGCGGTGCGTTTCCGTTCTGGCTCGCTCCCGTACAGGCACGGATTATCGCCGTGAACCCCTTGTATCTCGATTATGCGAACGAAGTCTTAAAACTGTTGAAAAAAGCTGGTATCCGTGCGGAAATCGATACGCGCAATGAAAAGATGGGGTACAAGATCAGGGAAGCACAAATTCAGAAAATCCCATATACCCTCGTAGTCGGGGAACAGGAAACAAATACACGCTCAGTGGCGGTGCGCAAGTACGGAGAAAAAGAGCAGGTCTCCAAACCGTTGGATGAACTGATTCGCGAATGGGTACAAATCGTCAAGGAACGCAGCGCATAA
- a CDS encoding TrmH family RNA methyltransferase — MERITSTKNPRVKEWASLKHKKYREQKGLFFIEGTRLVEDALRSNAPVETLLLSEGKRETGKIEEIIHTANALGIELIEVNDAVISHVTDTQSPQGVVAIVRHYEHKLEESIQGQRDALYLALEQIQDPGNLGTMIRTADAVGATGVLIGSGSVDLYNPKVVRATMGSLFHLPVFEVELMNVLPALKERGIQLIGTSVQADQTVYDIDLTGNVVFVIGSEAHGLSEEVRKLLDTEVNIPMPGSAESLNAAIASAVILYEAVRQRMRSLA; from the coding sequence ATGGAGCGAATCACATCAACGAAAAATCCACGTGTTAAGGAATGGGCATCACTGAAACACAAAAAATACCGGGAGCAAAAAGGACTCTTTTTCATTGAAGGAACGCGCCTTGTGGAAGACGCCTTACGTTCCAATGCGCCTGTCGAGACATTATTGTTGAGCGAAGGCAAACGTGAAACTGGGAAGATCGAGGAAATCATCCACACGGCGAATGCTCTCGGGATAGAATTGATTGAAGTCAATGACGCGGTGATCTCCCATGTGACGGACACCCAATCCCCTCAGGGAGTCGTCGCGATCGTCAGACATTATGAGCATAAGTTGGAAGAATCCATTCAGGGGCAGAGAGATGCTCTGTATCTGGCTCTTGAACAGATTCAGGATCCGGGAAATTTGGGGACGATGATTCGAACAGCCGACGCCGTCGGTGCAACAGGAGTTTTGATCGGATCGGGGAGCGTCGATCTTTATAATCCCAAAGTGGTACGCGCCACAATGGGGTCGTTATTCCATCTCCCGGTGTTTGAAGTCGAGCTAATGAATGTTTTGCCTGCCCTGAAAGAGAGAGGAATCCAGTTAATCGGCACGAGCGTGCAGGCGGATCAAACCGTTTATGATATCGATCTTACAGGCAATGTTGTGTTCGTGATCGGTTCAGAGGCACATGGATTATCCGAAGAGGTGCGTAAGTTATTGGATACTGAAGTGAATATTCCCATGCCGGGTTCTGCCGAATCGCTCAATGCGGCGATTGCGTCTGCCGTCATTCTTTATGAGGCAGTTCGACAGAGAATGAGATCGCTTGCCTAA
- a CDS encoding DUF2512 family protein, giving the protein MQKYSFLIKLIVTIAAIWVVAFAYRPWGYMRFSHAVVLGVIVAIIGYFTDRAIVYRSNNYVATAVDFLVAFTVVCVGDWLFWGMRVSLLFAVFVGILVAAVEFFYHYQFVRETKKA; this is encoded by the coding sequence ATGCAAAAGTACTCGTTTCTGATTAAACTTATCGTAACGATTGCAGCTATCTGGGTCGTGGCATTCGCATATCGCCCCTGGGGGTATATGAGGTTCTCTCATGCTGTGGTTCTGGGGGTTATTGTGGCGATTATCGGTTATTTCACGGACCGGGCGATCGTTTACAGAAGCAACAATTATGTGGCTACCGCCGTCGATTTTCTTGTGGCATTTACCGTCGTCTGCGTTGGCGATTGGTTATTTTGGGGCATGCGCGTAAGTCTTTTGTTTGCCGTTTTCGTAGGAATCCTCGTGGCTGCAGTTGAATTTTTTTATCACTATCAATTTGTGCGCGAGACGAAGAAAGCCTGA
- the pheS gene encoding phenylalanine--tRNA ligase subunit alpha — protein sequence MKEKLEELRQRALSELATREGKEALNEWRVQFLGKKGELTAILRGMGQLSPEERPVIGQFVNEVRSQLEEAFAEKENLVKKEERERKLREQAVDVTLPGRKLPFGHEHPLMRTIREMEDIFIGLGFEIAEGPVVELDYYNFEALNLPKNHPARDMQDTFYVTDEILLRTHTSPVQVRTMEKKKGDVPLRIVCPGRVFRRDDDDATHSHEFTQLEGLVVDRNIRMSDLKGILLAFAKQMFGQDREIRLRPSYFPFTEPSAEVDLSCGSCGGSGCRVCKHTGWIEILGAGMVHPRVLEMAGYDPEIYRGFAFGMGIERIAMMKYGVDDIRQFYVNDVRFIHQFKTWS from the coding sequence ATGAAAGAAAAATTGGAGGAACTTCGACAAAGGGCTCTATCTGAATTGGCCACCAGAGAAGGTAAAGAGGCACTGAATGAATGGAGAGTGCAATTTTTAGGAAAGAAAGGAGAATTGACCGCCATCCTGCGCGGGATGGGACAATTATCTCCTGAAGAAAGACCGGTGATCGGTCAATTCGTCAACGAAGTCCGTTCGCAATTAGAAGAAGCGTTCGCAGAAAAAGAAAATCTCGTTAAGAAAGAAGAGCGTGAACGCAAATTGCGTGAACAAGCGGTCGATGTCACTCTGCCGGGACGGAAGTTGCCTTTTGGCCACGAACATCCGCTGATGCGCACGATTCGTGAAATGGAAGATATTTTTATCGGACTCGGGTTTGAAATTGCAGAGGGACCGGTTGTCGAGCTCGATTATTATAATTTTGAAGCGTTGAATCTCCCCAAAAATCACCCGGCACGTGATATGCAAGATACGTTTTATGTCACGGATGAAATTTTATTGCGTACACATACCTCTCCTGTGCAAGTGCGTACGATGGAGAAGAAAAAAGGGGATGTACCTCTGCGGATCGTTTGCCCAGGAAGGGTATTTCGCCGCGACGATGATGATGCCACACATTCGCATGAGTTTACTCAATTGGAAGGGCTCGTGGTTGACCGGAATATTCGTATGAGCGATCTGAAAGGCATTTTGCTTGCGTTTGCTAAACAGATGTTCGGCCAAGACCGCGAGATTCGCTTGCGTCCAAGCTATTTCCCTTTTACAGAGCCGTCGGCAGAGGTGGATCTTTCATGCGGATCCTGTGGGGGCAGTGGATGCCGTGTATGTAAACACACAGGCTGGATTGAGATCCTAGGAGCTGGCATGGTTCACCCGCGGGTTCTTGAAATGGCGGGTTATGACCCTGAAATATATAGAGGATTTGCTTTTGGAATGGGGATCGAAAGAATTGCCATGATGAAATATGGTGTGGACGATATTCGTCAATTTTATGTAAACGATGTGCGTTTCATTCATCAATTCAAGACTTGGTCGTAA
- the pheT gene encoding phenylalanine--tRNA ligase subunit beta translates to MRISYQWLQEYIDLGSDMTPERLAELLTAHGIPVEVIEPMNKGISGVVVGHVLEVHPHPNADRLRVCIVDIGEAEKLQIVCGAANVASGQKVPCATIGAHVFDRHTGESMKIKRSKLRGVESQGMLCSADEIGLDTKLLPKAQTEGLYLLPEDSPVGEDITTLLGLSDVSLELELTPNRADCLSFRGVAYEVAAILGKKLKFNEEDDTISFTDEKSPVTVRIESDQCTHYAAQVVRGVKIGPSPLWLQMRLLAVGVRPINNVVDVTNYVMFEYGQPLHAFDLSQVSEQTIIVRQAREGETLITLDGQERHLDPSMLVIADTKRAIGLAGVMGGENSEVRENTVDIVLESAYFDPASTRNTGKRLGLRSEAQMRFEKGVDRAVIRPALIRAAQMIAELCGGERVGSPVEVIQEEVHPLTVTLRLSRINDMLGTSLDEQKVESVLERLHFTYNQLDNARWEVNVPTRRGDISREIDLIEEVARLYGYDKIPTTMPEGVITQGLLTEEQKLRRMIRSLLIGAGLTEVYTYTLTNPSWLEALRLDSDSSLLRQVPLMMPMSEERKVLRTTMLPALAEVALYNVKRKNTNVALFEIGKIYVPKSLPIRELPEERYVVAGFLSGAYGIESVGEKTRSVDFFTVKGIVEHLLQGIGVENPRYEQVHRPGMHPGRTAVIKVNDYEVGMIGGLHPDVEEAWDLPESYYFELDFLSLVQSRDPQVTVKPLPKFPAVERDVAILVKDEVPAGALVDTIWREGSGLIEEVKLFDVYRGEQVPAGMKSIAYSIVYRSDERTLTDEEVNERHEAVIAALEKEHGAELR, encoded by the coding sequence ATGCGTATATCTTATCAATGGTTGCAAGAGTATATCGATCTCGGTTCAGACATGACACCGGAACGTTTAGCTGAATTGTTGACCGCACACGGTATTCCCGTAGAAGTCATAGAACCGATGAACAAAGGGATTTCCGGAGTTGTCGTGGGCCATGTGTTAGAAGTGCACCCACATCCGAATGCCGACCGATTGCGCGTATGCATCGTGGACATTGGTGAAGCGGAGAAACTGCAGATCGTTTGCGGCGCCGCGAATGTTGCTTCGGGGCAAAAAGTTCCCTGTGCCACAATCGGTGCACATGTGTTCGATCGCCATACCGGTGAGTCGATGAAGATTAAACGTTCCAAACTGCGCGGTGTCGAGTCTCAAGGGATGTTATGTTCGGCTGATGAAATCGGTCTCGATACGAAACTCCTGCCGAAGGCGCAGACGGAAGGGCTTTATCTGTTGCCTGAAGATTCTCCTGTCGGTGAAGACATAACAACGCTTTTAGGGTTATCCGATGTATCGCTGGAACTGGAGTTAACCCCCAACCGTGCGGATTGCCTGTCATTCCGCGGTGTAGCCTATGAAGTGGCAGCGATTTTAGGAAAGAAATTAAAATTTAACGAAGAGGATGATACGATTTCTTTCACAGACGAGAAGAGTCCTGTGACGGTGCGTATCGAATCGGATCAATGCACGCATTATGCGGCTCAGGTGGTACGGGGAGTGAAAATTGGACCTTCCCCGCTCTGGTTGCAGATGAGATTGTTGGCAGTCGGTGTACGGCCGATCAACAACGTTGTGGATGTGACCAACTACGTGATGTTCGAATACGGGCAACCGCTTCACGCATTCGATCTCTCGCAAGTGTCTGAGCAAACGATTATCGTACGTCAAGCGCGAGAAGGAGAAACATTGATCACGCTCGACGGACAGGAAAGACATCTTGATCCATCCATGTTGGTGATCGCCGATACAAAGAGGGCGATCGGGCTGGCGGGCGTCATGGGCGGCGAAAACTCAGAGGTCCGCGAGAACACCGTAGATATCGTTCTCGAATCTGCGTATTTTGATCCCGCTTCAACACGAAATACGGGAAAACGCCTGGGGCTTCGCTCAGAAGCACAAATGCGATTCGAAAAGGGAGTGGATCGTGCCGTTATTCGTCCCGCACTCATTCGTGCCGCACAAATGATCGCCGAACTGTGTGGAGGCGAACGGGTCGGTTCACCCGTTGAGGTGATTCAAGAAGAAGTGCATCCGCTGACAGTAACTTTGCGGCTTTCCCGTATCAACGACATGCTTGGAACCTCTTTAGATGAGCAAAAAGTAGAAAGTGTGTTAGAGCGTCTCCATTTTACTTACAATCAATTGGATAACGCTCGTTGGGAAGTGAACGTACCGACTCGCAGAGGGGATATCTCCCGGGAAATCGATCTAATCGAAGAAGTGGCTCGCCTTTACGGATATGACAAGATTCCGACAACGATGCCTGAAGGGGTCATCACACAAGGACTTTTGACAGAAGAACAAAAATTGCGTAGAATGATTCGCAGTCTGCTGATCGGCGCAGGACTTACAGAAGTGTATACGTATACCTTAACAAATCCTTCATGGCTGGAAGCTTTGCGATTGGATTCGGACTCATCTCTGCTCCGCCAGGTACCACTGATGATGCCGATGTCGGAGGAACGGAAAGTTTTACGAACGACAATGTTGCCTGCATTAGCTGAGGTTGCTTTGTACAACGTGAAAAGGAAAAATACGAACGTAGCCTTGTTTGAAATCGGGAAAATCTACGTACCGAAGAGTTTGCCGATTCGAGAACTTCCTGAAGAACGATACGTTGTTGCCGGATTTCTTTCAGGCGCTTACGGAATCGAAAGTGTGGGTGAAAAAACACGCTCGGTTGATTTCTTTACGGTCAAAGGGATCGTTGAACACCTGCTTCAAGGCATCGGTGTCGAAAATCCACGCTATGAACAAGTTCATCGTCCAGGGATGCATCCCGGTAGAACCGCTGTGATCAAAGTGAATGATTATGAAGTAGGTATGATCGGTGGACTTCATCCCGATGTGGAAGAGGCTTGGGATCTGCCTGAATCATACTACTTCGAATTGGATTTTCTTTCCCTTGTTCAGTCTCGTGACCCACAAGTAACGGTTAAACCGTTGCCCAAGTTCCCGGCGGTCGAACGGGACGTAGCGATTCTCGTCAAAGATGAGGTTCCGGCAGGTGCGTTAGTTGACACGATCTGGCGGGAAGGTTCAGGACTGATCGAAGAAGTCAAATTATTTGATGTGTATCGTGGCGAGCAGGTGCCGGCAGGAATGAAGTCGATTGCTTATTCAATCGTTTATCGTTCCGACGAGCGGACGCTTACCGATGAAGAAGTCAATGAACGCCATGAGGCTGTCATTGCGGCATTAGAGAAGGAGCACGGGGCAGAGTTGAGGTAA
- the zapA gene encoding cell division protein ZapA, producing the protein MRKEETNRIRVIIYGQEYQIRGEASVDHIRQVAALVDNKMRDIASINPRLDLHRLAVLAAVNIADEFFRLRQEYEDLLRALEAEAKLQGDK; encoded by the coding sequence TTGCGGAAAGAAGAAACGAATCGTATACGTGTTATCATTTATGGCCAGGAATATCAGATACGCGGAGAAGCTTCAGTTGATCACATTCGACAAGTAGCTGCACTTGTGGACAACAAGATGCGAGACATCGCAAGCATCAATCCGCGGCTGGATCTGCATAGGCTTGCCGTATTGGCAGCAGTCAATATCGCCGATGAATTTTTTCGCCTTCGTCAAGAATACGAAGATTTGCTGCGTGCACTCGAAGCGGAAGCCAAACTGCAAGGAGATAAATAA
- a CDS encoding phage holin family protein: MNILGAIVRFIVSALVLMFVGLIVPGFSRLSFASALLAAIIIAVIGWVVEMIFGRRISPYGRGIIGFISGAVVIYLTQLFVPGMRVTIFGALLASLIIGIIDLFVPTEIRGTGDNRTRD, from the coding sequence GTGAATATTCTCGGCGCGATTGTCCGCTTCATTGTTTCTGCACTTGTCTTGATGTTCGTCGGTCTCATCGTACCCGGATTTAGCCGCTTGAGCTTTGCGTCCGCCCTCCTCGCCGCAATTATCATCGCTGTGATCGGATGGGTTGTCGAAATGATTTTTGGCCGCAGAATTTCCCCTTACGGCCGCGGCATTATCGGATTCATCTCTGGGGCTGTCGTCATTTATCTTACACAACTCTTCGTCCCCGGCATGAGAGTAACGATATTTGGAGCCTTGCTGGCATCCCTGATCATCGGTATTATCGATCTCTTTGTACCCACAGAAATTCGGGGTACCGGTGACAATCGGACCCGCGACTAA